A single bacterium DNA region contains:
- a CDS encoding CopG family transcriptional regulator has protein sequence MPKTVTLRLNESIYRKIRDFAEQDNRPLSNFIETATMRYMEQIEYVDDFEMDEIIRDISLNQSIKKGIKDAKLKRGRFIDL, from the coding sequence ATGCCGAAAACAGTTACTTTAAGATTAAATGAATCTATTTACAGGAAAATAAGAGATTTTGCAGAACAAGATAATAGGCCGTTATCAAATTTTATTGAAACCGCAACCATGAGGTATATGGAACAAATTGAGTATGTTGATGATTTCGAGATGGATGAAATTATAAGAGACATCAGCCTGAATCAAAGTATAAAAAAGGGGATAAAAGACGCTAAGTTGAAAAGGGGCAGATTCATTGACTTATAA